GCCGAACGGCCCTGGAAGACAGGTCCAAAGTCCCTCCGCGGGGTGACCTGTGGCCGTGACGGCGGGTCCGGCTTCGGATCTACCGTTTCGGTCATGTCCGATGAGCGCCACCTGATCTGCCGCCTACCTGGCAGGTGGCCGGTGGCGTCCATGACGGGCCTGCACCCCGACGGGCGGCGAGTCACACTTGTGAAAGGCCGGGCCGCCGCCCAGCACCGCGGGCAGCAGGTGCAGCAGCGAGCCAAGCAGCACTTGACCGACGAATCCGACGAGCACCAGGGGCAGCAGCGGCTCCAGCGCCGCGGCGACCTCGGCTGCCGGGCGGGCCGCGATGACCACCAGGTTCGCGGCCAGCGTCAGCTCGAACCAGACGATCGCCGCCCCCAGCATCCACGAGGCCCCGGTGTGCGGCCGTCTGCGCCGCAGCGCGTCGACCAGCGGCGCGAGCACCGCCAGCCCTCCTACCGCGTACGCCACCAGGCCCATCAGGGCAACCCACCGCCAGCCCGCCAGCAACCCGCCGACGGCCACCGCCAACCCCGGGCGCGGCCAGCCGCAACCCCACGCGTGACGCCCGCCGCGTCCCATCAGACATGCGTGTGCGCAGGACCGTGGGCCAGAGCGTGAACAGCGTGCCGAGCACGGTGAGTCCGATCCAGCCGAACAGGTTGACCTCGGCATGCGCGGCATGCAACCGCTCGTGCAGCGCCCCGTGCCCGACGTGCGCGGCCAGCAGCCCGCCCAGGGTGCCGCCCGACGGCGAGCGCTCCAGCGGCCGACACGTACCAGCAAATGACGTGCCCGAACCGGCCGGGCAGCGCCTGCCGCACCATCCGGACGAGCACGGCGGCGTGCCACAAGACCACCCCCACCACCAGCGCCGCCCCGGCGGCGGCCACCTGCCACGGTCCCGCCGACACTCCAGCCAGGACCGCGACCGTGGCGGCCTTGAGCAGGGCGAGCCGGGTCAGGCTGCCGCGCTGAGGCGGGGTGCGAACGCGTAGGAGCGCCACGGTGAAGTGCTCACTCCAGATGAGGATGGCGGTGCTGACCGCGCCCAGCAGGAACACGTGGATCAGCAGCCAGCGCGGCGCCGGCAGCACGTCGCCTGCTAGCGCCGCCACGACGGTCAGGGCGAGCCAGCCGACGACGATAGCGTTCGCTCGCAGATGCCACGAGGCGCGGGGACGCTGCGGCGTCGGCGCCTGAAGCGGCGGTCTGCCCCTTTCTATACGGATATCAACCGGACCCACTTCGAGGACCTCCCTATCGTGACCGGAGCGCGCGATCGCGATCACGCATCCGGCGAACATCAGCAGAGCGACCGCCGCAAGCACGCCACCCAGCGTGCGCACGACCCGGACGGCGGCCAGGTCCCCGGCCACCCGCACCGCCACCGCCGCGTGCAGCGCCACCAGCGGCATATAGAGAAGGGGCCGGTACGGCAGCCGCAAGCGCAACAGCGCTGGAAGGATCACCGGGGCATGCCCGAACACCATCGACATGACGAAGCCGAGGAAGAGCGCGTGCAGCGCGGCGTCGTACAGATACCGTCCCGACGCCAAGCCGGTGGCCGCCCACAGCACCCCGGACACCGCCAACCAGCAGTACCCGGCCAGCAGGCAGACGGCCGCGTACCGGGAGAGCCCAGCACCGCGCACGGTCCGCCGCGCCACGTCGTAAAAGCCGAGCCACCCGGCGACCACAACCATCCCGGCCCCGGCCGTACGCGCGCGCCCGCGACCGGCGCGAAGATCGACACCACAGCCCCCACACCCACCACCCCTGCGGCGGCCAGCAGACCGACCCAGGCGATGGGCCGCAGGAACACGACATGCGCCAACTCCAGCCGCTGCTCGATGAACGACGCCGGCGCCGGAATCTCGCCCACCAGCAGCGCAAGTCCGCCGACGACCCCGGCGACCAGTGCGACGACCGCTCCGCCCATCAGAGGCAAGCGCCTCCAGGCCACTCGCCGGCCGGATCGCTGTGTGGCCTGTCCCAACTGACCAGAGTGTCTAGGTTGCGCTGCCTGTGGCGGCGCGCTGGGAGTCTGCGGTATCGCCACGGTCTGTCAAGCCCTCCGTTGCGCGAATGGGGTGGTCAGCGGACGCCGACTTGCTTGGCCTTGCGATGGACGGCCACCGAGCGGATCACAGTCACCGTCAGGGCCAGAGTGAGCGTGGCGGTGACGGCCAGCAGAGCCAGGCCGAGGCCATAGGAACGGAGCTGTCCGTAGATGAAACCCATCACCAGCGGGGGTACGAAGCCGCCGAGGCCGCCCGCGGCGCCGACCAGGCCGGTCACGGTGCCGACCTTGTCGGGGGGTGCGATCTGGGCGACGAGGGCGAAGGTGGCTCCGCTGCCCGCGCCGAGGGCGGCGGCCATGGTAAGGAAGGCGACCGTGCCGAGCGGCATCAGTCCCGGCGTGAGCGCCTGCACCCCGGCCATGACGGCGATGAGGATGAATACACCGGTCAGCACGGGGATGGGGCCGATGCGGTCGGACAGCCAGCCACCCAGTGGCCGGGCCAGGACGGCCAGCACCACGAACCCGGCCATGCGGTTGGCGGCGTCGGCCTGCTCGAGCCCGTAGCCGGTCTGCAGGTAGGCGGGCAGGTAGACGGAGAAGGCGACGTAGCCGCCGAAGGCGACCGCGTACAGCACGCACGCCTGCCAGGTGATCGGCAACTTCAACGTGGCCGCCATGCGCGCTATCAGGGGCTGGGTCGCGACGGTGCGGCCGGGGGCGTCCCGCAGCACCAGCCACGCGACGACGGCGTAGGTGGCGAGAACCATGGCGGTGATCAGGAAGGGGGTGGCCGGGCCACCCGCCCGCACCAGGGGGACGGTGGTCAGCGCGCTGATCGCGGTGCCTCCCATTCCGGCCCCGAAGATCCCGACTGCGAGGCCGCGCCGGTGCGGCGGGAACCAGGCGTTGACGAACGGCACGCCGACGGCGAAGACGGTCCCGCCTATGCCGAGGAAGAACCCGCCGAGCAGCAGCGCGGCCAGGGAGGTCTGCCCGGCCACGCCGATGAACAGCACAGGCACGATGGTGGCGGCGGAGATGAGGGGAAACATCACCCGTCCGCCGAAGCGGTCGGTCAAAGCGCCGACCGGGATACGGCCGAGCGAGCCGACGATCACGGGTACGGCGACCAGCAGCGCCTGCTGCCCGGCCGACAACCCGAGCAGCTCTTTGAAACGCGGCCCCAACGGGCTGAGCAGCGCCCACGCCCAGAAGTTCACCGCGAAGCCCACGGTCGCCAGGCCGAGCATCAAAGCGGGCCTGCGGCCGGTCGGTGCGTTGGTCATGTCGTCCTCACGTGATCGTTGATTCATGGATGGCCGCGGCTGCGTGCCGCGCAAGTGTCCTGGTCTCATCCCAGCTGACAGGTCCTGCGGCGGCCTATGGACCAAGGTCCCGACCTTCGGGGACTTACGGAGTGCGGATGTGCCGGCCGAGGTCGCTCTGGTAAGGGGAGCTGCCCGGCTCGTTGCCGCACCACGGCTCTTCGGCGAGCACGTCGCCGGTACGCGTACGCGCGGGACCGGGAACCGCCGCAGATAATGCGGAACTCGCACCCCCGCACCGTCCGCCCAGCCGGTCAGGGTGGCGCAGCGCAGCGAACAGGGGCGCGGAGCGATAGATCTCGGTCAGTGGTCGATCGCGCACGTCGCCCGCGTCCAGCGGCAGGAAGCCCGAAGGGCGCACGGTGCCGGTGTGGGAGACGAACACGAAGCCGCGTCCGGCGTTCACGTCGACGGGCGGACGGCGTACCCGCGAGTCCCCGATCAGCCCGGACTGCCGTGCCCGTCGGCGCAGGTCCTGGTAGAGCGGACCCAGCGTCTCTGCGTGATCGGCGCCGTGCTGGGCCATGATGAGCCGCTGGACGGCCACGCGCCGGAAATGGTGCGCCTCGGTGGTCTTGACCGCAATCGTGGTGCCGAGGTCGAACAGGAAGTGCAGCACGTCCTCGGCCTCGGCCGAGCTCAGCGCCGACAGCGCGCGGCCACGGCCGGTGGGCACCAGGAAGAAGACGCTCCACAGCAGCGCGCCCTGAGCGCGTACCAACCGGTCGATGTCCGGCAGCCGGGTCAGGTTGCGGCGCGTCACCGTGGCGTTGATCTGCACCTTGAGTCCAACCTCGCGGGCCGCTCGCCAAGCCGCCACGGTACGGGCGAACACGCCGTCGTAGCCGCGGAAGCTGTCGTGCCCGGCGACTGTCGCCCCGTCGAGGCTGAGCGAAATCGCCGCGGCGCCCACCTGGCGCAGCCGGGCAAGGTTGCCCGGGGTGAGCGCCGCGGTGGCCGACGGTGACACGGCCGGGGACAGCCCGACCGCGCGGGCCCGCCGTACCAGCTCGAACGGAGCGGGCCGCTCGAACGGATCGCCGCCTGTGACCACGAACAGGGGCGCGGGCCGGCCGAAATCGGCCACCTGACGCATCGGCTCACCGGCCTCGGCGGTGGTCAGCTCCTCGGGGTGCCGCTCGGGCACGGCCTCCGCTCGGCAGTGCAGGCAGGCCAGCGGGCAGGTCCGGGTGGCCTCTCAGATGACGATGAAGGGACGGTCCGCGACATCTTGCCGGACCCGCCGCAGCGGCGATCTGTCGGACGGTTGCCTGCCGGAGTGCCGGGTTCCGCCCGGCCTCCGGTCTCCCGCGCGGTCATACCCGGGCTCCCAACAGGATGTGGGCCACCACGTCGGCGGCCGAGTGGTCGTCCGGCAGGCCGGCGAGGAAGGCCGCGTCCTGGCCGAGGGTGAGCAGTGGCGGCTCGTCGTACCCGTCGGCGCGGTGCTGACCGAGACCTATCGCGGCGAGCAGTCCGTTGCACAGGCAGCGGCGGTCGGCCGCCTCCTCCGCCGGGCGGCCCTTACGCACATAGGTGTCCACTGGCTCGGCGGGCAGCGGTAGCCGATCGAGCCGTCCGCCTTCTGGTACGGCGTGCGCAGGTAACCCAGGTCGCACAGCCGCGGGCGCGCCTGGTACACCTCCTGCTCCGACAGCGTCCCCGCCACGGCGGCGACCTTGAACGGGAACCCGGTGGGCGAGGCTCGCGGGTCGTTGCGTACCTGGAGGGCTCCGCTCGCGGCCTGCTCGCGCAGGCGTCTGCGCAGGCCGGGGTCGAGGCCGGACTCCCGGCACAGCGCGAACGCCGACCCGACCTGGATCCCCTCCGCACCCGCAGCCCAGGCCCGCCCGAGCCCGCCGGACGTGCCGTACCCGCCGGCCAGCCAGAACGGCAGCCCAAGAGCGGCGACCTTGCCCAGGTCGACCTCGTCGCGCGGCCCGTACACCGGCTCTCCCGCCGGGTCGAGCATCATCCGGCCACGCGGCGGCGCACTGTGCCCGCCCGCCGCTGGCGTCTCGATCACAAATCCCCGGGCCTGGTTACCGGGGAGCGGGCCAGGTAAGCGGCCAGCACGTGCGACGACACGATCGCCAGCAATCTGGGCCTCGGCAGCGGCGTCAGGCGATGGCCGAGCAGCCGTACCGGGTTGATCCCGATCGTGTGCCCGTCGCCGCCCGCCACGGCAACCGAGATCCGCGCCGGACGGTGCTCGGCCAGGTCGTCGAGCAGCCGGGGGATCTCCGCCGGGATGCCGGCACCGACCAGCACGAAGTCGGCGCCGGCCAGCATCGCGCCGTAGACGGCGGCCGGGGTGGCGAGCTGGATCTTCTCCAGGAAGTTCACTCCGACGGGCCCGTCGTGGTCCTCCTTCGCGAGGAAGACCTCCGCGAAGTTGGCCAGCACGGCCAATTCGTCCCGGGCGCGGTTCGACCGCATACCGAGCCGGGGCACCGGCCGGTACGGCACGTCCGGGCCGATCCCGCCGGGCACGAAATAGCGGCCGAGCACCCGCTCTGCGACCTTGGGCACGGGGAAGCAGGCCAGCGCGCGGCGCAGGTGGCCGCCTGGGTCGCCGCGCTGCAGTCTTCTGGCCAGAGTGACGTCCAGCGCCGTGCCCGACACCACACCGAGTTGCCCGGTCGCGGCGACCGCCCGGGCCAGCCGCCATCCCGACACGCCCACGCCCATCCCGCCCTGGATCAGGGCGGGTCGCACCGGCTCAGCCACGCCGCGCCTCCCGCGTGCGCCGGTCGAGAACCTCGAACACGGGTCGGCGCGGCACGCGCGGGACCGGCGGGCCGTACCCGAACCTGACCAGCATCTGCACGTAACCCAACGGCCCGGCTTGGTCGAGGAGCTGGCCCCGCTCGCTCCCCTGCACAACCCGGTCAACGTCACCGGCATCCGCGTCGCGCGCAAGGCGTTCCCCGAGATACCGCAGGTGGCCGTGTTCGACACTGCCTTCCACCGCACCCTGCCGCCCGAGGCCTACACCTACGCCGTGCCCCGGGAATGGGGCGTGCGGCGCTTCGGCTTCCACGGCACCTCGTGCGCGTACGTCTCCCGCCGCGCCGCCACCTTCCTCCGCCGCGACCTGGCCGACCTCAACCTGATCGTGCTCCACCTGGGCAACGGCGCCAGCGCCACCGCCGTCTCCGGCGGGCGCAGCATCGACACCTCCATGGGCATGACCCCCTTGGAAGGGCTCGTCATGGGCACCCGATCCGGCGACATCGACCCGGCCCTCACCGGTTATCTCGCCCGCGTGAACGGGCTGGACGCCCAGCAGGTCGAGCACGCGCTCACCCACCACAGCGGCCTGCTCGCCCTGGCCGGCACCAGAGACATGCGCGAAGCACGCGCCCGCGACGACGACACCGCCCGTTCAGCCCTGGACATCTACACCCGCCGCATCCGCAAATACATCGGCGCCTACTACGCCCTGCTCGGACGGGTGGACGCGATCGTGTTCCCCGGCGGCGTAGGCGAACACGACACCGCCACCCGCGCCGAATCCCTGACCGGGCTCGAACGGCTCGGCATCGCCGTGGACCCGGCACTCAACCAGGCCGACACGGCCGGCGAGCGGCTCGTCTCCCCCGCGGGTGCCGAAGTGCCCGTGCTGGTCATCCCCACCGACGAGGAATGGGAGATCGCCCGCCAGGCGCACGCGCTCGTTTCGCCGATCGTGGTCCCGCCGGCCGGCCGTTCTTCAGTCCAAGGGGACGTGCCAGCGTAGGCGGGTGCCGCCGCCCTCCTCAGGCGTCTCCAGTTCGGCGGTGCCGCCCAGGCGGCCGGCCCGCTCCTCGATGTTGCGCACGCCGCTGCGGCGTCCTTCCTCTCCCAAGCCGACGCCGTTGTCGGTGACCACAAGCGTGAGCCGCTGATCGGCGACCTCCACCGAGACCTGCGCCCGGGTCGCGCGGGAGTGGCGCACCACGTTCGACAATGCCTCGCGCAGCACGGCCAGCAGGTGCTCGGCGACACGCTCGGGCACCACGGTGTCGATCTGGCCCTCCATGCGCAGCCCCGGCATGAACCCCAGATGCCCGCCCGCTCCCTCCACCAGTTCGACGATCTGCGTACGCAGACTCGGAGCAGCCTCCTGTCGCGGGGCCTGCAGGGCGAAGATGGACGAGCGGATCTGCCGGATCGTCTCGTCGAGCTCGTCGATCGCGTGCTGCACCCGCTTGCCCGCCTCCGGCCACTCGATCAGCCGTACTGTGCTCATCAATGTCATCGCGGTGGCGAACAACCGCTGGATGACCACGTCGTGCAGATCCTTGGCGATGCGGTCCCGGTCCTCCAGCAGGCCGAGCCGCTCGGCATCACGCCGTGCCTCGGCCAGCTCCAGTGCGACCGCCGCCTGACCCGCGAACGACTCCACCATCTGCTGATCGGCCCCGCTGAACGGCAGCCGCCCGCTGCGCTTGGCCAACGCCAGCACCCCGCGCACCTGCGGCGCCGTACCCAGCGGCACCATCAGGGCGGGCCCGTAACCCAGCCGCCGCAACGGTGAGTCGGGGTAAGGATCGCTCGGCAGATCCCGCTCCGACACCGGCTCGCCCCGTCTGAACGCCTCGCCGGCCGGCGTGGCCGAGACCTCGAACGTCATCCCCAGCAGCTCGCCGGCTCCCTCGCCCTCCGCCACATCCACGACGAGCGTCTCACCCGACGCCTCGGGCAGCAGCACCTGCACCAGGTCGGCGTCGCACATCTGTCCGGCACATGCCGCCATCGTGGTCAGCACCTCATGAAGGCCGGCGCCGGACAGCAGGCTCGTGGTGATCTCTGACGACGCCTTCAGCCAGACCTCGCGCCGCCGGGACTCCTCGTACAACCGGGCGTTCTCCACCGCGACGCCCGCGGCGGTCGCCAGTGCGATGACGACCGCCTCGTCCTCCTCGTCGAAGTCGCCGCCGCCGCGTTTCTCGGTCAGGTACAGGTTGCCGAACACCTCGTCCCGCACCCGTACGGGCACTCCGAGGAAGGTGCCCATCGGCGGGTGCCCCGGTGGGAAGCCGTACGACTCCGGATGGTCGGAGATGCGGCTCAACCGCAGCGGCCGCGCATCCTTGATCAACAGGCCGAGCAGCCCGAGCCCGTGCGGCCAGTGCTCGATCTTGGCGATCTCCTCCTCGCTCAGCCCCACCGGGATGAACTGGACGAGCGTGCGCTCCTCCCCCACCACGCCCAACGCGCCGTAGCTGGCGTCCACGAGCTTGGTCGCGGTCTCCACGATCCGCCGCAGCACGGTCTCCA
This genomic interval from Nonomuraea helvata contains the following:
- a CDS encoding MFS transporter; the encoded protein is MTNAPTGRRPALMLGLATVGFAVNFWAWALLSPLGPRFKELLGLSAGQQALLVAVPVIVGSLGRIPVGALTDRFGGRVMFPLISAATIVPVLFIGVAGQTSLAALLLGGFFLGIGGTVFAVGVPFVNAWFPPHRRGLAVGIFGAGMGGTAISALTTVPLVRAGGPATPFLITAMVLATYAVVAWLVLRDAPGRTVATQPLIARMAATLKLPITWQACVLYAVAFGGYVAFSVYLPAYLQTGYGLEQADAANRMAGFVVLAVLARPLGGWLSDRIGPIPVLTGVFILIAVMAGVQALTPGLMPLGTVAFLTMAAALGAGSGATFALVAQIAPPDKVGTVTGLVGAAGGLGGFVPPLVMGFIYGQLRSYGLGLALLAVTATLTLALTVTVIRSVAVHRKAKQVGVR
- a CDS encoding radical SAM/SPASM domain-containing protein produces the protein MPERHPEELTTAEAGEPMRQVADFGRPAPLFVVTGGDPFERPAPFELVRRARAVGLSPAVSPSATAALTPGNLARLRQVGAAAISLSLDGATVAGHDSFRGYDGVFARTVAAWRAAREVGLKVQINATVTRRNLTRLPDIDRLVRAQGALLWSVFFLVPTGRGRALSALSSAEAEDVLHFLFDLGTTIAVKTTEAHHFRRVAVQRLIMAQHGADHAETLGPLYQDLRRRARQSGLIGDSRVRRPPVDVNAGRGFVFVSHTGTVRPSGFLPLDAGDVRDRPLTEIYRSAPLFAALRHPDRLGGRCGGASSALSAAVPGPARTRTGDVLAEEPWCGNEPGSSPYQSDLGRHIRTP
- a CDS encoding acetate/propionate family kinase codes for the protein MVEELAPLAPLHNPVNVTGIRVARKAFPEIPQVAVFDTAFHRTLPPEAYTYAVPREWGVRRFGFHGTSCAYVSRRAATFLRRDLADLNLIVLHLGNGASATAVSGGRSIDTSMGMTPLEGLVMGTRSGDIDPALTGYLARVNGLDAQQVEHALTHHSGLLALAGTRDMREARARDDDTARSALDIYTRRIRKYIGAYYALLGRVDAIVFPGGVGEHDTATRAESLTGLERLGIAVDPALNQADTAGERLVSPAGAEVPVLVIPTDEEWEIARQAHALVSPIVVPPAGRSSVQGDVPA
- a CDS encoding sensor histidine kinase, producing MSETEHRPLMPQMRLDELLAELQTRLNAVLATRDRVHALLEAVVSVGSDLDLETVLRRIVETATKLVDASYGALGVVGEERTLVQFIPVGLSEEEIAKIEHWPHGLGLLGLLIKDARPLRLSRISDHPESYGFPPGHPPMGTFLGVPVRVRDEVFGNLYLTEKRGGGDFDEEDEAVVIALATAAGVAVENARLYEESRRREVWLKASSEITTSLLSGAGLHEVLTTMAACAGQMCDADLVQVLLPEASGETLVVDVAEGEGAGELLGMTFEVSATPAGEAFRRGEPVSERDLPSDPYPDSPLRRLGYGPALMVPLGTAPQVRGVLALAKRSGRLPFSGADQQMVESFAGQAAVALELAEARRDAERLGLLEDRDRIAKDLHDVVIQRLFATAMTLMSTVRLIEWPEAGKRVQHAIDELDETIRQIRSSIFALQAPRQEAAPSLRTQIVELVEGAGGHLGFMPGLRMEGQIDTVVPERVAEHLLAVLREALSNVVRHSRATRAQVSVEVADQRLTLVVTDNGVGLGEEGRRSGVRNIEERAGRLGGTAELETPEEGGGTRLRWHVPLD